The Zobellia alginiliquefaciens genome contains a region encoding:
- a CDS encoding glycosyltransferase family 2 protein, with protein sequence MKISGVSFVKNAVRFEYPVIESIKSILPLCDEFIIAIGKCDDGTLELIQSINDEKIKIVETEWDDSLREGGKVLAAETNKALKHISTDSDWAFYIQADEVIHENCLTPIKRAMLESKDNKNVDGLLFKYLHFYGSFDYIGASSNWYSHEIRVIKNNANIYSYKDAQGFRKNDNEKLNVKSIDAFVYHYGWVREPEAMQRKQSNFGSLYRGKKELEKAKTAPKKYIYENSIHKIAPFKGSHPKIIIPRIEMKNWTFDYEISMSRISLKDRSKKILKKYFGIDTYYKNYKIVKR encoded by the coding sequence ATGAAAATATCAGGGGTTTCTTTCGTTAAAAATGCCGTTCGTTTTGAATATCCGGTAATAGAATCTATAAAATCCATTTTACCGCTATGTGACGAATTTATAATAGCTATTGGCAAATGTGATGATGGCACATTAGAATTGATTCAGAGTATCAACGATGAAAAAATAAAAATCGTTGAAACGGAATGGGATGATAGCTTAAGAGAGGGAGGCAAAGTTTTAGCGGCTGAAACGAATAAAGCATTAAAACACATTTCAACAGATTCAGATTGGGCATTTTATATTCAAGCTGATGAAGTTATTCATGAGAACTGCTTGACCCCAATTAAGAGAGCAATGTTGGAATCTAAAGATAATAAAAACGTAGACGGCCTACTCTTTAAATATCTTCATTTTTATGGTTCGTTCGATTACATTGGAGCTTCTTCCAATTGGTATTCACATGAAATAAGAGTCATTAAAAATAACGCTAATATCTATTCCTATAAAGATGCACAAGGATTTAGAAAAAATGACAACGAAAAGCTTAACGTAAAATCTATAGATGCTTTTGTATACCATTATGGCTGGGTAAGAGAACCTGAGGCCATGCAAAGAAAACAATCAAATTTTGGTTCGCTCTACAGAGGTAAAAAAGAACTAGAAAAAGCGAAAACAGCCCCCAAAAAATATATCTACGAAAATAGTATACATAAAATAGCTCCTTTCAAAGGCAGTCATCCTAAAATTATCATACCACGGATAGAAATGAAAAACTGGACATTTGACTACGAAATTTCCATGAGCCGCATAAGCCTTAAGGATCGTTCTAAAAAAATATTAAAAAAATACTTTGGCATAGATACCTATTACAAAAACTACAAAATAGTTAAAAGGTAA